The Rhopalosiphum maidis isolate BTI-1 chromosome 1, ASM367621v3, whole genome shotgun sequence genome has a segment encoding these proteins:
- the LOC113556000 gene encoding pre-rRNA-processing protein TSR1 homolog: MKTENQDQAVHRPGPAKQDNKKHKTGRHRSKGTLEILKKGRTAQNSAKSKANHQLSRMERRHQAKILRKTKTENVLNEKRRSLNVPHLVAVIPLSNNVFVNEKLMEMINVLQKADVKLTTSVASEGYSHLWVEQFKQAFTFIRPDCSSVLGLLDTLKVVDTILFMVSAEGGFDQDVDLLMTCILAQGLPSTVVAITDLEKIPIKKQNEAKQCIQKDIENWLPDEKVNKIDTSTDILNVLRRISSQKKRSITFRDKRPHLLAEELAFIPSSDDNLGTMKVTGFLRGQTLSVNSLVHIPGWGDFQMEQIDLTSNDFIKSFTGKDVQTTILETANPKIQDNLVCENIPDPMDAEQTWPTDEEMKEATSKNKRMIKRVPQGMSVYQSAWIPDEESDHDDENTGSDEDSDDFYSIKDETSDNEMKSMLDDHMETMSMTSIASEAPIEADKYDLQFDLDEEDKILKKIKDAKADQMFPDEVDTPNDMPARIRFQKYRGLQSFRTSPWDVKENLPPEYARIFQFENFDRTRKRMFKNLENITGAVPDWYITVHVKNIPSKMFYSRDARNPVVLFGLLPHEQKMSVLNVVLKRPSTVQFDEPIKSKSELIFQCGFRRFTAEPIFSQHTNGNKFKYERFFHQDSIVVATMFAPIVYPPCSVIAMKYCKDGSFQIIGNGNVLSVNPDRVIVKRTVLSGHPFKVHKHSAVVRFMFFNRDDIDWFKPVELRTKYGRRGHIKEPLGTHGHMKCGFDGQVKSQDTVCLNLYKRVFPKWTYNQFYNNVTK, from the exons ATGAAAACCGAAAACCAAGATCAAGCGGTCCACAGACCTGGGCCAGCTAaacaagataataaaaaacataaaactggTCGCCACAGAAGTAAAGGAACTCtagaaattttgaaaaaag gacGTACTGCACAGAATTCAGCCAAATCCAAAGCTAACCACCAGTTAAGTCGTATGGAACGTAGGCATCAAGCTAAGATTTTACGtaaaacaaaaacagaaaatgttttgaatgaAAAACGTAGGTCTTTAAATGTACCTCACTTAGTTGCTGTTATACCTCTAAGcaataatgtatttgttaatGAAAAACTGATGGAGATGATCAATGTATTGCAAAAGGCTGATGTAAAATTAACAACATCTGTTGCATCTGAAGGATACTCTCATTTATg ggtTGAACAATTCAAACAAGCATTTACCTTCATTAGACCTGACTGTAGTAGTGTTCTTGGACTTTTAGATACACTTAAAGTAGTAGACACTATTTTGTTTATGGTTTCGGCTGAGGGTGGTTTTGATCAAGATGTTGATTTACTAATGACTTGTATATTAGCTCAAGGACTACCTTCAACTGTGGTAGCTATTACAGACCTtgaaaaaatacctattaaa aaacaaAATGAAGCAAAACAGTGCATTCAAAAAGATATAGAAAATTGGCTACCCGATGAAAAAGTTAACAAAATTGATACTTCCACAGATATTCTGAATGTTCTTAGACGCATaagttcacaaaaaaaaaggtcaattACATTTCGTGATAAACGGCCACATTTATTAGCTGAAGAATTGGCTTTTATCCCTAGCTCTGAT gaTAATCTAGGTACTATGAAAGTTACCGGTTTTTTGAGAGGACAGACCCTTTCTGTAAATTCTCTAGTACATATTCCTGGGTGGGGTGACTTTCAAATGGAACAAATAGATTTGACctctaatgattttattaaaagttttactgGGAAAGATGTACAAACTACAATTTTGGAAACTGCTAATCCTAAAATTCAA gATAATTTGGTTTGTGAAAATATACCTGATCCAATGGATGCTGAACAAACTTGGCCTACTGATGAAGAAATGAAAGAAGCaacatctaaaaataaacgaatgaTTAAACGTGTACCCCAGGGTATGTCAGTGTACCAATCAGCTTGGATTCCTGATGAAGAATCTGACCAtg atGATGAAAACACAGGATCTGATGAAGATTCTgatgatttttattcaattaaagaTGAAACTTCTGACAATGAAATGAAGAGTATGCTAGATGATCACATGGAAACTATGTCTATGACTTCTATTGCTTCTGAAGCACCGATTGAAGCTGATAAATATGATTTGCAGTTTGATTTAGATGAAGaagataaaatactaaaaaagatTAAAG atgcaAAAGCTGATCAAATGTTTCCCGATGAAGTAGATACACCTAATGATATGCCAGCTAGAATACGCTTTCAGAAGTATAGAGGCTTACAATCGTTCCGTACATCACCATGGGATGTTAAAGAAAATTTACCTCCAGAGTATgctagaatatttcaatttgaaaattttgatagAACAAGAaaaaggatgtttaaaaatttagaaaacataACTGGTGCcgtg CCTGATTGGTACATTACAGTTCATGTGAAAAATATAccgtcaaaaatgttttattcaagAGATGCTCGTAATCCTGTTGTACTATTTGGTCTTTTGCCTCATGAGCAAAAAATGTCTGTGTTAAATGTAGTTTTGAAACGACCATCTACTGTACAATTTGATGAACCAATCAAATCCAAATCAGAACTTATATTTCAATGTGGTTTTCGTAGATTTACTGCAGAACCTATATTCAGCCAGCATACAAAtggcaataaatttaaa tatGAACGATTTTTTCATCAAGATTCAATAGTCGTTGCTACAATGTTCGCACCTATTGTCTATCCACCTTGCTCAGTTATAGCTATGAAGTACTGCAAAGATGGTTCATTT caaaTAATTGGAAATGGGAATGTCTTATCAGTAAATCCAGATCGTGTAATTGTAAAGAGAACAGTTCTGAGCGGTCATCCGTTTAAAGTACATAAACATTCTGCTGTAGTTAggtttatgtttttcaatcgAGATGATATTGATTGGTTTAAACCAGTTGAGCTACGCACCAAGTATGGAAGGAGAGGACATATTAAAGAACCTTTAG GTACTCATGGACACATGAAATGTGGATTTGACGGTCAAGTGAAATCTCAAGACActgtatgtttaaatttgtacAAACGCGTTTTCCCAAAATGGACGtacaatcaattttataataatgtaacaaaataa
- the LOC113556008 gene encoding phosphatidylinositol N-acetylglucosaminyltransferase subunit H-like: MNIIKSDDKLVLKSSIQESLKHSCIEYCVEKREKCSNTECFVIVLSLLIVVYSYLSDSIAFCPKTISIIAIVFFILVLQFSFKVSNESLLITAPIGLQLTTTYITGHQRVFSLPWESIIDVLIVDIIHTQKVLYYLAIKTSQNGIVTLFQKSAPRLHFLEIIYKDVYRLLENNK, from the coding sequence atgaacattataAAGTCAGACGATAAACTTGTGTTAAAGTCTTCTATACAAGAATCATTGAAGCACTCATGCATAGAATATTGTGTGGAAAAACGCGAAAAATGTTCCAACACAGAATGCTTTGTCATTGTTTTATCACTACTAATAGTAGTGTACTCATATTTAAGCGATTCCATAGCATTTTGTCCAAAAACTATTTCTATAATTGCAATTGTCTTCTTCATACTTGTATTACAGTTTAGTTTTAAAGTTTCCAACGAGTCATTGTTGATAACAGCTCCTATTGGATTACAACTGACTACAACTTATATAACTGGACATCAAAGGGTTTTTTCATTACCTTGGGAAAGTATTATTGATGTACTTATTGTTGACATTATTCACactcaaaaagtattatactatttggcAATTAAAACATCCCAAAATGGGATAGTAACATTATTCCAGAAAAGTGCACCAAggttacattttttagaaataatatacaaggaTGTTTACAGATTATTGGAAAACAACAAATGA
- the LOC113550488 gene encoding 40S ribosomal protein S23, with translation MGKPRGIRTARKHVNHRRVQKWADKDYKKAHLGTRWKANPFGGASHAKGIVLEKVGVEAKQPNSAIRKCVRVQLIKNGKKITAFVPRDGCLNYIEENDEVLVAGFGRKGHAVGDIPGVRFKVVKVANVSLLALYKEKKERPRS, from the exons ATGG GTAAACCTCGTGGTATTCGTACGGCGCGTAAACACGTGAACCATCGTCGTGTGCAAAAGTGGGCCGACAAGGACTACAAAAAAGCACATTTGGGAACAAGATGGAAGGCCAATCCTTTCGGAGGAGCTTCTCACGCTAAAGGAATTGTTTTAGAAAAAGT tGGTGTTGAAGCTAAACAGCCCAACTCTGCTATTCGTAAGTGTGTCCGTGTACAACTTATCAAAAATGGAAAGAAAATCACAGCTTTTGTACCTAGAGAtggttgtttaaattatattgaagaaAATGATGAAGTATTAGTAGCTGGATTCGGTAGGAAAGGTCACGCTGTGGGAGATATTCCCG GGGTTCGTTTCAAGGTAGTCAAAGTAGCAAATGTGTCATTACTCGCTTTATACAAGGAAAAGAAGGAGAGGCCTAGGTCTTAA
- the LOC113547933 gene encoding protein unc-50 homolog A, producing the protein MPSSVNSFRSTSSLTYLPSPVTQRTCMSAAVKRYRYLRKLTNFKQMDFEFALWQMTFLFINPQKVYRNFQHRKETKLQFARDDPAFLVLLSGLLCVSSIAFTYVLRLGFIEFLKFLLYIVTVDCLLSGVIISTVLWLVANRYLIKSNYKGQDVEWAYAFDIHLNAFVPTLVISHIFQLFFYHIFLRHDWFLPLFIGNTLWLIAIGYYLYITFLGYSCLPILHKTEVLLTPFILLFFLYILSFAINWNISDNVMSIYKYRIL; encoded by the exons ATGCCAAGCAGCGTAAATTCTTTCCGTTCGACATCATCTTTGACATATTTGCCTTCACCAGTAACACAGCG aACATGTATGTCTGCTGCTGTAAAACGATACCGCTACTTGCggaaattaacaaattttaaacaaatggaTTTTGAGTTTGCACTGTGGCAAatgacatttttgtttatcaatCCACAGAAAGTATATAGAAACTTTCAACATAGAAAAG aaacaaaATTGCAATTTGCTCGTGATGACCCTGCATTCTTGGTACTTTTAAGTGGATTACTAtgtg tttCATCAATAGCATTTACTTACGTTTTAAGACTTGgtttcattgaatttttaaaatttttattatatattgtaacagTTGACTGTTTGTTATCCGGTGTCATAATAAGTACAGTGTTatg gttagTAGCTAacagatatttaattaaatccaaCTACAAAGGTCAAGATGTTGAATGGGCTTATGCATTTGATATACATTTGAATGCTTTTGTACCAACATTAGTTATATCTcatatatttcaattgtttttctatcaca tatTTCTCAGACATGATTGGTTTTTACCTTTATTTATTGGCAACACATTATGGCTGATAgctattggttattatttgtacataacatttttaggaTACAGct gTTTACCTATTTTGCATAAAACTGAAGTATTATTAACTCCGTTTATTCtgctgttttttttatatatattatcttttgcAATAAATTGGAATATAAGCGACAATGTTATGTCCATATACAAATACAGAATTCTATAA
- the LOC113548878 gene encoding ER membrane protein complex subunit 7 homolog, producing MIFNSFRVCIVFLSIILVNLPNANGQSESNRELYDIEGTVMLPNLTTSWLAETVIQLKGGEAVGFLRKNGSFLISKVPSGSYIVEVVNPNYVYEPIRVEINSKGKYRARKVNYIQSSHVHQMPYPLEFVNYMPAKYFYTREQWKVTDFLFNSMVLTMVLPLLAILVLPKLMNDPETKKEMEQLTNLKHDMPEMSEMITSFFTGNSPTAEKQKEKNKAIKSSKKSNKNN from the exons atgatttttaattcatttagaGTTTGTATTGTGTTTCTATCAATCATATTGGTAAATTTGCCTAATGCCAATGGACAATCAGAATCGAACCGAGAACTTTATGACATCGAAGGTACAGTTATGCTGCCTAATTTGACAACTTCCTGGTTGGCTGAAACTGTTATACAACTTAAAGGAGGTGAAGCAGTTGGTTTtcttag GAAAAATGGTTCTTTTCTTATTTCTAAAGTACCATCAGGATCATATATTGTTGAAGTTGTCAATCCAAATTATGTCTATGAACCAATTAGAGTGGAAATTAATTCAAAGGGAAAATACCGTGCCCGTAAAGTGAACTACATTCAATCATCTCATGTACATCAGATGCCCTATCCATTGGAGTTTGTTAACTACATGCCtgctaaatacttttatactagGGAGCAATGGAAAGTCACAGATTTTCTTTTCAATTCGATG gtGTTAACAATGGTATTGCCCCTTCTTGCAATATTAGTTTTACCAAAGTTAATGAATGATCCAGAAACTAAGAAG GAAATGGAACAATTAACCAACTTAAAACATGATATGCCTGAAATGTCAGAAATGATAACCTCGTTTTTCACTGGAAATTCACCAACTGCTGagaaacaaaaagaaaaaaataaggcCATAAAGAGTTCAAAAAAATCCAAcaagaataattaa